GGTTTCGGTAAGGGTCGGTCGGGATGTACGGACACATGATTGAACAGGTTCACCTGCACTGGCTTCACGTCGATCGTTACCTCCAGATTCGGTACTAGCGCCGCACTAAACATGGAGTCCACCCGCATGCATGCAACGAAGATTTTTGGATGTAAGCGATACGGCAAGCTTACCACACGCTGTCCGGGTAGGTAAGAACTGTCCGTAAGTACATCGGTGAGCGTTGTGAGCAGTGTTCTGCCCAGACCATTTGTGGCGCGCTGCTGTCCGGCATCTTCACTTCTCTCGTTCGTACCATTTCGCATCATGCTAATTccgtcgtcgtcttcgtcATCTCGTGACCGAGCCAATCCCTCATCGTAAACCACGTTCTGGGTCATAACGATTCTCCAAATGGCCGATGCAATCTTGCGCTGCGGTAACTTGAGAAACGTTTTCTCATTTTCCGACAGGGTGAATTGACACACCTCCACGAAGTTACCGCTTATTTCAGTGAAATGCTCCAGCTTGCACTGAATGTTAACGGATTTGGTTGTGTTCATCGGGACGGGATACACGATCACCTGGTGTAGGGCTCTCGGCTGTGGATAACGCCAACAGATGATGCCTACCTCGCGGTTAATGATTTTTATCTGATAAGGCAGTGGAAGTTCGTTAGCTTTCATACTTTCTATGAATTGGAATGCTCCGGCCCTGGAAacgagtgagaaaaaaaaattaataaaagcgACAATAACGAGATACACCGACTCTCGTTCACCTCAGATCATCCTGGTAGTATTCTTCCTGCATCTCTTTCGTACGCCGCTGCTGAAATCGTGGCGGCACGATCGGTATAAGCAATTCCCGGCTTGGTGTCATGTTTGCGCTTTGTACCGTCGACACGGAATCCTTACGATCGGTTTCTTCATCCCGCCTTAATGCGTCCAACATTTCGCTCTGGATTAGCTCCAGTTGTTGAAAGATGTAAGGAATTAGGTCCAGCTGTAGGTAGGACGATTGAAGCTTTATCTGTACGAGTGGGTCACGCTTCCAGTATTCCTGTGCAAGCGTCAACTGTAGCTTGAAGGAAAACGGATGTAGAATGACGAATGTTCCGGCACTGAGGAGTAGTTCGGCAAGTTCCAGCTCAAATACGATACGCTCCGGACGTTCCTGTACCCTTATCGTTGAGTTGACGGAAGAAAACGATAATTTCATGTTGTACGATGAGGGCCGATTGGTGTCCTCTTCCAGCAAATGCACCAAAACTTGTGACAGACCTATTTGGATCTTTTCCACATCAAATAGGTGTGTTTTAATGACCAGAAACTTATTACCGCTCAATACTGGTTTCGGCAACGGTTTGGGTGTTCCCGTTTGACGTTGCTTGTTTGTCTTCGGTGGCGTAAACAGATTATCCAACGAATCGACTAGTTCCATAATCTTTTTCACTTTCCCATGGGAAATGGTTAGCTTAATGGGTCGCTTAAAATCCACCTTCAGCTCACGGCTCTTTTTGGTCAAGCTGTTTACGAAGCGTGTTTTGACGATTGGCTGAGCAATTCCCAGCTCATCCGGTTCACCGGTAACCGTTTTAACGATCGCCAGTTCGTCTACTTCGAGCGTCAAATCGAACAGTGACAGCTGAAGGACACGTTCCAGCAGGTTTAGTGAGACGAGTGCATTTGGTTGTACTAGCACCAGCTTTAAAGACGGCGCCACACTGCTCCGATCGCACTGCTGTGTGTACAAATTCACCTTAAAGTAACCTCCGAGCAGGCAAACCTCGTACGGAACGATTGCCACGCTTGGTTGTGCCAGGGAAGACGCGGTTCGCGAGCGTAACGGTTTCGATGAACTTTCCGAAGAAATAGAAGATATTTTACGCTGTCGCTGGTTACCACTCCTTCTACTACCGCTCGAAATGGGCCGCTTGCCATCGGACGTTCGGTAAGACTCCAGTCCCGAATCTTCCTCAAACCGGGAAAGCTTTGAGTTGCTCCGACGAACCCGTGTCGAGGGTACCGAGTCGCGAAACGATTTCACCGATTCCCGTCCCGTATCTTCACCACTCGGAGCATTCGAGGTAAACGTAAGCAAACTTCCAGCATCCACCGAGCTATTACTACGCGACATTGGTGGCACAGAGGCCAGTTCCGTATGGTGGGAAAATTCTCCATCGATAGAGGCAGGAAACAGATAGTCTCCGATCTGTTTGGCTTTGCTTAGCAATTTTTCGGCTAGTCGTAACTGTTCCAGGTCTAAGTCGACTACCAAATCCGACATGCAGTTTAACTCTACCGCACGGCTACAGATCAGCACGTTTTTGAAGATTATACACGGTGCATAGATGGCGGAAAAGTTGAACTCTTTAAATACGGTCACAACGTCGAAATGTGAGGTGCGCTGAACGCCTTGTCGAAGATTGTTCCATTCGAATGCTGGATTATCGTGATGGGTGGTGGATGTTTGCTGATCGTGCAGATACGTCACCACATCAGTCCAGACAGCCGTACTGAGCGAGATTTCCTTCAGCAGCAGTTCGTACTGACGATCTTCGATTTTCGATCCGGGAACGTTTAAGATGCGCATCTGAGCCGCTTTCGTGTACACGTCCGGACGTAATGGAACACGGCAGATTGGATTTTCTACATTGTACTGCACGGTCACATTATTCACCTTTAGGATGTAAACTGAACAATCGGCACGATCTTCAGACGAACCTGACCGTAGCGGAAGGTACACCGTAATACCCTTACTGGAAAACAGTATCAGTGGTAGGTCTTTCACACCCAGCACAGAATTGGTATTTGTATCCCTATCCGCCATATTCGACGGTTGCTCTTGTGTGCCAGCTTGCAAGACATTCATTATCTGCACACACTCCCCGAGCAAATCAAGATCCAAACGTAGATCAACCTGCTCCATCTTAATCAGCACCTCCACGAGCGTTTCATTATGTTCCCTCGATCGTCTCACCGTGTCCCACTTGGTGTGCACGTTTTGTGTTTCGGCCCGCGTTATAACCATGTAGAAGAATGTATCCGTACCGGTCGCTTTGCTCGTTTCGCTTGTCTCACCCGTTTGCACCGTTAGGGCAAGCGCTTCGTTACGCACCCAGCCACTTGTGCCTTGCCATTCGTAACATGCACCACTCATGCCACCAATTTTGGCTTTCATCTGTGAGTATACTTCCTGCTTGTCTAGCGAGTAAATAATATCTTCTAGCCCGATCTTAAGCTTGATGCGTTCTTTGCGCGCTCCGGTATTACTTTCGTCCCGTGTGATGCAACTTACGGTAAGCTTTGAGAAGGTCCACTGTAACCATAGCGAGGGCATCATACGGGTGGTTCCAGTTTCCGCTGTAgtcgttttttctttaagcGTTTCCTCCGATCCTCCGCTGGAATTGTGAGCAATGTCAAGGAATTCTCGCAAATCTATTGCCGCGATCGAACTACCAGCGCCCGGAAGTTGTGGGATTTCAAGGAACGGTTGGACGGTTTCCGCTTTACCACGTTCGTCAGGATCGCTGCCAACGCTTTGCACCATCGGTAGTTGCATTATTCGATCCAATGTGGTCCTCAACAGTATCAGCTGTTCCTTCACTAAAGTCACTCGAAACGGTGAGGTATCGATGTGGAAACAAGCCGAAGAACAGAAGGCAGCTTTCGCTGGCGTGTGGTCATCGTTGAATGTAAGCACCATCGAAATGTTTGTGGTCGTTTCATCGAGCAGCTTGTTCATCTCGCCATTCTGATACGTCCAGCTCGATGCGTTTGCGAGCGAAATAGTCCAGGGGAAACTATCTTTCTCCAGCGGCCAGACGGATTTAGCGATACTGATCGGAAATCGGTTAATATAACCGGACAGTGTTTGGCACTTGAAGGCAGAGTTTACAGAGATCAGCGGAAGTCTacaggaaaagggaaaagaaaacgttAGAGAGACAGGTAATAATCTCcgttttttgtcatttttttttttactcacttaatcatgaatatttcattctGTCCAAATTCATCTTCTAGCGAGTCGCTAAGCGAATGGAAGATAATATTGTTCAGCGGCAGGCACACGGTAAAGTGGCTCACTTCCAGATGAAAAATGATCCTTTTCGCCAACTTTGCCCAAAACTGTTTATCTTCGGGATTATTCACCAGTTCTGTTGATCCGGCGCTACTATGCTTCGTTGTATCAACATCGTCTACACCGATTGTAGATGCTGGTCGTCCGTGCACGATAGGCCCTCCTCCACCCGGAACGCCCACCTTACCCGAACTTGAGTGAACGGATGTAGCCGGCGCTGAGTGTTCCTTCTTTTCATCGCTTCTCGTTACCGGCCGTAGATTGTGCAGCTGGACCGAACGATGGGTATGTTTCGAGGAAGATCCACCGGCACGTCGACGAGAATCTTGCAAAAGAATCGCCCGCTGCCATAGATccaaaaaggcaagaaaattCGGATCCAAATTCAGGCTCATGTCCAGCAACTTCGCATACAACAACGGTGGATGCTCGATGGTGGTATCAAGCTGTTTAGGCAGCTGGAAAATTACGGTAAGAAAGTCCTCCTCCGTGGAATGATCTGGCCATAGCGCTGTTAGTGATTTTTCGTCTGCTGCATCGTGTTGATACGTGAGAAGTTTTAAATTGCGGGCCAATAGTTTGTAGCAATCGGTCCGATCTGCTTCAACTTTGCGCAGATGGATGAACGAAAGAAGCAAGTCCGCCGTAGGAAGCGGAAGTTGCTGTTGCAATGGTTCCCAATCGATAGTGCATGATTCCTGTTGCGCCAAAAGTGAACTTACGGTGGATGTCGCCGTAAGTGCTTGCAGTGGATTGGCGATTACCTTCAAATCTGTTACCGTAAGGTTGTGTTCTGCTTTGTTAAGCTCCCCGTTGTGCCACAGAGCTGGATGGATTAACATGCGCTGCTGGTAGTTCATGCTGATCGCCGTTGCTATGGTTGCATCGTTCCATCGCGGATGATGAAGTTTCATCTGAAGTCGCTCCAAATTGCCGGAAATCGATTGATAGCAGGCATCGAACAGTTTTACCGGTGGTTCCGGTAATTGGCAGGTTGTGTAGACGAGCCGATTTGGGTACAGTGGGGCCAGGATGTTGCATTCAACTCGATTTAGCTGCATGGTGATCGATGGTCGCGGAACAGGGTTTTGTATCTTCCCGCTACTGTGCTTTCGCAGCAACAAATTCTCCTGTCCATGATCGAATGAATGCAACTCAACCGTGGGACTCTGCAGCGTGATGTGGATCTGACGTAGAGGAATTTCCGCCATAAGAGCATCGTAATCTTCCGAGGAAGGCGGTGGAAGCTGCGACAAGGTTGGCATCGGTTTGTCCTCATAGTACGGTGGATACTCGTAGAAATCCTTGTACGATGCAAGCGTCTGGAATCGATGGATCGTATCGGCCGAGATTTTCGCCCGAAAACGGCCCACAAACACGCGTATCATGTACTTCTCTGCCAGATTGCTAAACTCTAGATCGCTTCCAAACTCGGACGTTCTTCTATCGTCCGGCAGTTCTACCTCGTGGATGAGGTCGATTGCAATGGCAGGAAATTTCCGCAACAAATGCTCCTGGCTGAAACTGCTCAGATGATAATTCCAGTTCACATTATACTTCCGATTACCTCCAGAACTATCGCTGAAGAACGACTGCTCTAGATGCGTTTCACCATCTTGTTGTGTCTCGATGGATTCGAATATTTCCTTCACGCTACCCTCCCGATGGCCACAGGGACAATCTTCTACAGATTGTACCTGGACGCGCGATATTCCTAGCGTCACGTTGAACCACTTCAGCCCACAAGCTATCATTTCGCcgtaaaagttgtaaaaatCGAACCGCAATATTGGATGGTACTTGATCTTTTTGGTCGTGCCCATCATTCCATCGCCGATCAGTTCCTGCGTTTTGAAGATTATTCTCAGCTGATCGATGTACAGCCCGGTGTGCAATACGCGAAAATCGTGCTGCTCGGAATGATCGCTTTCGTGCTCTTCGGGGAAGAAAGATGGAAGCAAATTCCAGGCCCACGATAGTAGCGACTCTTGGCCACTTTCATCTTCCACATCCAGGCCTCCTTCAGCGGTAGGTAGGGCTGGTTCGCTTTTAATTTTGCCCTGCTTTAACGCCAGGGCTAAATCAAACAGCCGCATCAACATTGGAAACTGTTGTGAGGATACGTTAAAGTCGAGAAATTTGGAATGTACGTCGATGCGGGTCAACGAGGAGCGATCGTGCGATGAAACGTTGTACCTCACCAGCATACGGAGTTGTAGCGTGCTACGGTACAGAACCGGTTCCTGACAAACCTCGATCTTACCCGCAGAGTTCCGTTTGTCCAAGCAAATCGTTAGATCGACGATGTTGATCAACTTCCGGAGGGATACTTTTGTCGGGGACATGTCGATAAACGCCGGATTCCAGTTTCCATCGGCCGATTCCATCGAAAGATGCTGGATGTTCATGGACACGACAATGTCCTCCTCCACATACTTCAGTATCACATTATGGCATCG
This genomic window from Anopheles maculipalpis chromosome 2RL, idAnoMacuDA_375_x, whole genome shotgun sequence contains:
- the LOC126559611 gene encoding intermembrane lipid transfer protein VPS13B, with amino-acid sequence MFKIESYITPIILSYVEKYVKNIRPEDSQLSLWGGEVVFQNLDLKLDVLEEELQLPFNFLSGHIHELGIRVPWTKIASEPIVITINTIEFVLKLRDTNERNVGPKREPPRKGKSTEETPPPGYMASLISKIANNITIRCHNVILKYVEEDIVVSMNIQHLSMESADGNWNPAFIDMSPTKVSLRKLINIVDLTICLDKRNSAGKIEVCQEPVLYRSTLQLRMLVRYNVSSHDRSSLTRIDVHSKFLDFNVSSQQFPMLMRLFDLALALKQGKIKSEPALPTAEGGLDVEDESGQESLLSWAWNLLPSFFPEEHESDHSEQHDFRVLHTGLYIDQLRIIFKTQELIGDGMMGTTKKIKYHPILRFDFYNFYGEMIACGLKWFNVTLGISRVQVQSVEDCPCGHREGSVKEIFESIETQQDGETHLEQSFFSDSSGGNRKYNVNWNYHLSSFSQEHLLRKFPAIAIDLIHEVELPDDRRTSEFGSDLEFSNLAEKYMIRVFVGRFRAKISADTIHRFQTLASYKDFYEYPPYYEDKPMPTLSQLPPPSSEDYDALMAEIPLRQIHITLQSPTVELHSFDHGQENLLLRKHSSGKIQNPVPRPSITMQLNRVECNILAPLYPNRLVYTTCQLPEPPVKLFDACYQSISGNLERLQMKLHHPRWNDATIATAISMNYQQRMLIHPALWHNGELNKAEHNLTVTDLKVIANPLQALTATSTVSSLLAQQESCTIDWEPLQQQLPLPTADLLLSFIHLRKVEADRTDCYKLLARNLKLLTYQHDAADEKSLTALWPDHSTEEDFLTVIFQLPKQLDTTIEHPPLLYAKLLDMSLNLDPNFLAFLDLWQRAILLQDSRRRAGGSSSKHTHRSVQLHNLRPVTRSDEKKEHSAPATSVHSSSGKVGVPGGGGPIVHGRPASTIGVDDVDTTKHSSAGSTELVNNPEDKQFWAKLAKRIIFHLEVSHFTVCLPLNNIIFHSLSDSLEDEFGQNEIFMIKLPLISVNSAFKCQTLSGYINRFPISIAKSVWPLEKDSFPWTISLANASSWTYQNGEMNKLLDETTTNISMVLTFNDDHTPAKAAFCSSACFHIDTSPFRVTLVKEQLILLRTTLDRIMQLPMVQSVGSDPDERGKAETVQPFLEIPQLPGAGSSIAAIDLREFLDIAHNSSGGSEETLKEKTTTAETGTTRMMPSLWLQWTFSKLTVSCITRDESNTGARKERIKLKIGLEDIIYSLDKQEVYSQMKAKIGGMSGACYEWQGTSGWVRNEALALTVQTGETSETSKATGTDTFFYMVITRAETQNVHTKWDTVRRSREHNETLVEVLIKMEQVDLRLDLDLLGECVQIMNVLQAGTQEQPSNMADRDTNTNSVLGVKDLPLILFSSKGITVYLPLRSGSSEDRADCSVYILKVNNVTVQYNVENPICRVPLRPDVYTKAAQMRILNVPGSKIEDRQYELLLKEISLSTAVWTDVVTYLHDQQTSTTHHDNPAFEWNNLRQGVQRTSHFDVVTVFKEFNFSAIYAPCIIFKNVLICSRAVELNCMSDLVVDLDLEQLRLAEKLLSKAKQIGDYLFPASIDGEFSHHTELASVPPMSRSNSSVDAGSLLTFTSNAPSGEDTGRESVKSFRDSVPSTRVRRSNSKLSRFEEDSGLESYRTSDGKRPISSGSRRSGNQRQRKISSISSESSSKPLRSRTASSLAQPSVAIVPYEVCLLGGYFKVNLYTQQCDRSSVAPSLKLVLVQPNALVSLNLLERVLQLSLFDLTLEVDELAIVKTVTGEPDELGIAQPIVKTRFVNSLTKKSRELKVDFKRPIKLTISHGKVKKIMELVDSLDNLFTPPKTNKQRQTGTPKPLPKPVLSGNKFLVIKTHLFDVEKIQIGLSQVLVHLLEEDTNRPSSYNMKLSFSSVNSTIRVQERPERIVFELELAELLLSAGTFVILHPFSFKLQLTLAQEYWKRDPLVQIKLQSSYLQLDLIPYIFQQLELIQSEMLDALRRDEETDRKDSVSTVQSANMTPSRELLIPIVPPRFQQRRTKEMQEEYYQDDLRAGAFQFIESMKANELPLPYQIKIINREVGIICWRYPQPRALHQVIVYPVPMNTTKSVNIQCKLEHFTEISGNFVEVCQFTLSENEKTFLKLPQRKIASAIWRIVMTQNVVYDEGLARSRDDEDDDGISMMRNGTNERSEDAGQQRATNGLGRTLLTTLTDVLTDSSYLPGQRVVSLPYRLHPKIFVACMRVDSMFSAALVPNLEVTIDVKPVQVNLFNHVSVHPDRPLPKPFERYRLCRESADFNAHKFLMLNAHRLRGQCTIYDNLELFVSAEFNLHCDLLDYNYFTFENALEVSNMKAYGWIGERSAELRTITDDICLRYGPSIGYNLAVAERMWNRSMSTTGEESSFVLYSRYIVCNRTQLGIKFGQTGTTEMIYLGPNELCLYGFRSCRQRQQLQLYFTEGNTQVTTEPFDVSTDGLQQVCVQPIYEEDMEDEKMLLIRTESLTADGSAGSNIQRTITIEGQISFYNMTSQRLKFQYRYYKIVPNSDRNYTTTNFQVPANDSANLFSPANNKNQQTINIAIDGEDGRVVWSGDVPLREITNGGSMPYLVKIPTSTITREGYISYWVRIVREKLIDSKVAPTVNGEVLERVLVIVWPLFMVESFLTVNTTAYEEKLDQSFSIYGQGQRRQLNMAGTYSEEHELSFRMDFNSPRGEDKRKALLSYRLIDGKTFFQVPARCRNVENALEALRNGRRLPDWPCSREEELRWRRENSIQEATFPVYHCSAAYEMSCCLMLNIAPWALFINQLGCEVRLRNHTTSDVNIIAPNSLIMPFHVETGFTLEMSVSIGQPLHSELIYIDSTDTKKQSTNGCAVLPLEGSIDITIRTEFGIMNLVLTSLTENKVRIFILASQFIVTNYSSIDLHCWSFALPSNERLEQFKLSNSGPHSCCYSLPKNGVKSENPKGTVITMLNNVSQRKGKIKSNANFNHYLTIYQRRENGNEFSAPIFLNKPIARKCVSVPQEDPTDRRRQHHALSLSIVSHQGQQHVSIYDDPCPSYAIENRTDFNMYVAQSDTVQPNKAATAMPETVESNFAWFQTVGSRQTIFYTPPTLDDNFPEPQEMTEIALIFACVSGSAIRWSHPVKIDEDKSIFLNIPLYGDLKLAMRVRNRTTLLVIDYISQDLEFSAKDIRTRLSNPIRPPESTTSVATSGNSSESTSSTDYRSIEYDSSDNEPPSNAKEQLIQSYFRTIMITLFNDDPLQSCFKKDIISFNFERIGLKANRGCSTNEATLLCGNVQVDNELHSGGEYDFPVVLCSEDHETKQRKMAGQSSPNFYRLEDQLEQLAKVALCTLECDLVEDDDESGGWSGVEALRLKINPIRAYIEDTYINVLLDYLMECIPTGMLHEQRESDTAPTRIRCQPGEVLIPRTVTQQSSYLAEPIKFRSVRIEPLAVLLSVHACMRLYIALDHSPLEFAAFERRSVRSLPIKFGNAVGMHYLSGAIFGGGWVIGSLEILGSPSGLARSVTSGLRDFVSLPVQGLFRGPWGFLVGVTQGSASLIRNITAGTVNSVTKLAQSVSRNLDRLTLDSEHVQRTDALRRRRPQGMTDGFTQGLTGLGISLLGAVGGLAHHPLQATNPIGVVTGMGKGIVGAFAKPISGAAELVALTGQGMLQSVGYNTLPTPKLHSRQSLQRLEPIPHKALWEPQAVGEGSLLFSVQATLATHGEYRLVLVAIYSKAFVLYDVHECQLLEVLDPKTVFFDTDEDSDATRLVIRVRPKLPPPPCSDYDQYPISSRTYDFVRDSTMQLPRIIGNVAQSSYGKAGTGNRPNISTTNVRQLEQNEDPVVGLDDSVIEPTVIDQQSVVLDIERSSSATSGPPDDGMDRSGLLLNDETSSTTAMDRMLEDDCDETERDDASSDDSERKIVIFLDENLVQYLITYVNLLKRTVDGEFGRSKPEDGVAFLPFEC